From Variovorax sp. PMC12, the proteins below share one genomic window:
- a CDS encoding NADH-quinone oxidoreductase subunit NuoE family protein, translating to MTSSTHHDTAPLAPSSPLRPAILERFAREVAKYPEAGKQSAVMACLAIVQQDEGFVSLQREREIAEYLGMAPIAVHEVTTFYNMYNQHPVGKFKLNVCTNLPCQLRDGVTALVHLEKKLGIKMGETTADGLFTLQQSECLGACADSPVMLVNDRTMCSFMSNEKLDQLIDGLRSAAPAAKGEAS from the coding sequence ATGACTTCCTCGACCCACCATGACACGGCGCCTCTGGCGCCTTCTTCCCCTCTGCGGCCGGCGATTCTCGAGCGCTTTGCGCGCGAGGTGGCCAAGTACCCCGAAGCAGGCAAGCAATCCGCGGTGATGGCCTGCCTGGCCATCGTCCAGCAGGACGAGGGCTTCGTCAGCCTGCAGCGCGAGCGCGAGATTGCCGAGTACCTCGGCATGGCGCCCATCGCCGTGCACGAAGTGACGACCTTCTACAACATGTACAACCAGCACCCGGTTGGCAAGTTCAAGCTCAACGTGTGCACCAACCTGCCTTGCCAGCTGCGTGACGGCGTCACCGCCCTCGTGCACCTCGAGAAGAAGCTCGGCATAAAGATGGGCGAGACCACGGCCGACGGCCTGTTCACGCTGCAGCAGAGCGAATGCCTCGGCGCGTGCGCCGATTCGCCCGTGATGCTGGTCAACGACCGCACCATGTGCAGCTTCATGAGCAACGAAAAGCTCGACCAGCTCATCGACGGCCTGCGCAGTGCCGCACCGGCCGCCAAAGGGGAGGCTTCGTGA
- the nuoH gene encoding NADH-quinone oxidoreductase subunit NuoH, which yields MIVDTIHGFGQGLVAAGWWTGVVWPVVWTLIKIIVVVIPLMLAVAYLTLWERKAIGFTQIRIGPNRIGPLGLLQPIADALKLMTKEIILPTVANKGLFLLGPIMTIMPALAAWAVIPFGPDVALANINAGLLFVMAITSLEVYGVIIAGWASNSKYAFLGALRASAQMVSYEIAMGFCFVVVLMVTGSLNMSEIVNVQGKGMFANMGVGFLSWNWLPLLPIFVVYFISGLAETNRHPFDVVEGESEIVAGHMIEYSGMSFAMFFLAEYANMWLVSILTVVLFLGGWLPPFEFLSFIPGWIWLGAKTFCVVTMFLWVRSTFPRFRYDQIMRLGWKIFIPVTLVWLVVVGGWMQTPFNIWK from the coding sequence ATGATCGTCGACACCATTCATGGCTTCGGCCAGGGCTTGGTTGCCGCAGGCTGGTGGACCGGCGTGGTCTGGCCCGTGGTCTGGACGCTGATCAAGATCATCGTGGTCGTGATCCCGCTGATGCTGGCCGTGGCGTACCTCACGCTGTGGGAACGCAAGGCCATCGGCTTCACGCAGATCCGTATCGGCCCGAACCGCATCGGACCGCTGGGCCTGCTCCAGCCGATCGCCGACGCGCTCAAGCTGATGACCAAGGAAATCATTCTTCCGACGGTCGCCAACAAGGGCCTGTTCCTGCTGGGCCCGATCATGACCATCATGCCGGCGCTCGCCGCATGGGCCGTGATTCCCTTCGGCCCCGACGTGGCGCTGGCCAACATCAATGCCGGCCTGCTGTTCGTGATGGCCATCACCTCGCTCGAGGTGTATGGCGTGATCATCGCCGGCTGGGCCTCGAACTCGAAGTACGCCTTCCTGGGCGCGCTGCGCGCCTCGGCACAGATGGTGAGCTACGAAATCGCGATGGGCTTCTGCTTCGTCGTGGTGCTGATGGTCACCGGCAGCCTGAACATGAGCGAGATCGTGAACGTCCAGGGCAAGGGCATGTTCGCCAACATGGGCGTCGGCTTCCTGTCGTGGAACTGGCTGCCGCTGCTGCCGATCTTCGTCGTCTACTTCATTTCGGGCCTGGCCGAAACCAACCGCCACCCGTTCGACGTGGTGGAAGGCGAGTCGGAAATCGTGGCCGGCCACATGATCGAGTACTCGGGCATGAGCTTCGCGATGTTCTTCCTGGCCGAGTACGCCAACATGTGGCTCGTCTCGATCCTGACCGTGGTGCTGTTCCTCGGCGGATGGCTGCCCCCGTTCGAGTTCCTGAGCTTCATTCCGGGCTGGATCTGGCTGGGCGCGAAGACTTTCTGCGTGGTCACCATGTTCCTGTGGGTTCGCTCGACGTTCCCGCGCTTCCGCTATGACCAGATCATGCGTCTGGGCTGGAAGATCTTCATTCCCGTCACCCTCGTGTGGCTGGTCGTGGTCGGTGGCTGGATGCAGACGCCGTTCAACATCTGGAAATAA
- the nuoF gene encoding NADH-quinone oxidoreductase subunit NuoF has protein sequence MSPEQVLQQFQATGVQTCFHDRHIEPQIYAGLDGTNWRLADYEARGGYQALRKILTEGLTPDQVIAEVKASGLRGRGGAGFPTGLKWSFMPRQFPGQKYLVCNSDEGEPGTCKDRDILQFNPHIVIEGMAIAAYAMGISVGYNYIHGEIFQTYDRFEEALEEARAAGYLGDKIMGSTYNFQLHAAHGFGAYICGEETALLESLEGKKGQPRFKPPFPASFGLYGKPTTINNTETFAAVPWIIRNGGPAYLECGKPNNGGTKIYSVSGDVELPGNYEVPMGTPFSKLLELAGGVRKGRTLKAVIPGGSSAPVLPADIMMACTMDYDSIAKAGSMLGSGAVIVMDDSRSMVESLKRLSYFYMHESCGQCTPCREGTGWLYRVVDRIHNGQGKPSDMQLLDSVAGDIMGRTICALGDAAAMPVRAMIKHFRHEFEALIPGHVPTAPVKA, from the coding sequence ATGTCGCCCGAACAAGTTCTACAGCAGTTCCAGGCAACGGGCGTCCAGACCTGTTTCCATGACCGCCACATCGAGCCGCAGATCTATGCGGGCCTCGACGGCACCAACTGGCGTCTGGCCGACTACGAGGCGCGCGGCGGCTACCAGGCCCTGCGCAAGATCCTCACCGAGGGCCTCACGCCCGACCAGGTGATCGCCGAAGTCAAGGCGTCGGGCCTGCGCGGCCGCGGCGGCGCTGGTTTCCCGACCGGCCTGAAGTGGAGCTTCATGCCCCGGCAGTTCCCGGGCCAGAAGTACCTCGTCTGCAATTCCGACGAAGGCGAGCCGGGCACGTGCAAGGACCGCGACATCCTGCAGTTCAACCCGCACATCGTGATCGAAGGCATGGCCATCGCCGCGTATGCCATGGGCATCAGCGTGGGCTACAACTACATCCACGGCGAGATCTTCCAGACCTACGACCGCTTCGAGGAAGCCCTCGAGGAAGCGCGCGCCGCCGGCTACCTGGGCGACAAGATCATGGGCAGCACGTACAACTTCCAGTTGCACGCCGCCCACGGTTTCGGCGCCTACATCTGCGGCGAAGAAACCGCGCTGCTCGAATCGCTCGAAGGCAAGAAGGGCCAGCCGCGCTTCAAGCCGCCGTTCCCGGCCAGCTTCGGCCTGTACGGCAAGCCGACGACCATCAACAACACCGAGACCTTCGCGGCGGTGCCCTGGATCATCCGCAACGGCGGTCCGGCCTACCTCGAGTGCGGCAAGCCGAACAACGGCGGCACCAAGATCTACTCGGTGAGCGGCGACGTCGAGTTGCCCGGCAACTACGAAGTGCCCATGGGCACGCCGTTCTCCAAGCTGCTCGAACTGGCCGGCGGCGTGCGCAAGGGCCGCACGCTGAAGGCCGTGATCCCCGGCGGGTCGTCGGCGCCGGTGCTGCCGGCCGACATCATGATGGCCTGCACCATGGACTACGACTCCATCGCCAAGGCCGGCTCCATGCTGGGTTCGGGCGCGGTGATCGTCATGGACGACAGCCGCTCGATGGTCGAGTCGCTCAAGCGCCTCTCGTACTTCTACATGCACGAGTCCTGCGGCCAGTGCACGCCGTGCCGTGAAGGCACGGGCTGGCTCTACCGCGTGGTGGACCGCATCCACAACGGCCAGGGCAAGCCCAGCGACATGCAACTGCTGGACTCCGTCGCCGGCGACATCATGGGCCGCACCATCTGCGCGCTCGGCGATGCTGCGGCCATGCCTGTGCGCGCAATGATCAAGCATTTCCGTCACGAGTTCGAAGCCCTGATTCCGGGCCACGTTCCGACGGCGCCCGTCAAGGCCTGA
- a CDS encoding NADH-quinone oxidoreductase subunit D — protein MAEIKNYTLNFGPQHPAAHGVLRLVLELDGEVIQRADPHIGLLHRATEKLAESRTFIQSLPYMDRLDYVSMMSNEHAYCLAIERMMGLEVPERAQYIRVMFAEITRLLNHLLWLGAHGLDCGAMNMLIYCFREREDLFDMYEAVSGARMHAAYFRPGGVYRDLPDAMPQYKVSKIKNAKAIEKLNENRQGSLLDFVDDFCKRFPKMVDEYETLLTDNRIWKQRTVGIGVVTPERALNLGFTGPMLRGSGIEWDLRKKQPYDVYDRMQFDVPVGKTGDCYDRYLVRVEEMRQANRIIQQCSAWLRANPGPVITDNHKVAAPARESMKANMEELIHHFKLFTEGFHVPEGEAYAAVEHPKGEFGIYLVSDGANKPYRLKIRAPGFPHLAALDEMSRGHMIADAVAVIGTMDIVFGEIDR, from the coding sequence ATGGCCGAAATCAAGAACTACACACTCAACTTCGGTCCCCAGCATCCGGCGGCACACGGCGTGCTGCGCCTGGTGCTCGAGCTGGACGGCGAAGTCATCCAGCGCGCCGACCCCCACATCGGCCTGCTGCATCGCGCGACCGAAAAGCTCGCCGAATCGCGCACCTTCATCCAGTCGCTGCCGTACATGGACCGTCTCGACTACGTGTCGATGATGAGCAACGAGCACGCCTACTGCCTGGCCATCGAGCGGATGATGGGCCTCGAGGTGCCGGAGCGCGCGCAGTACATCCGCGTGATGTTCGCCGAGATCACCCGTCTGCTGAACCACCTGCTGTGGCTCGGCGCGCACGGCCTGGACTGCGGTGCGATGAACATGCTCATCTACTGCTTCCGCGAGCGTGAAGACCTGTTCGACATGTACGAAGCCGTGTCCGGCGCGCGCATGCACGCGGCGTACTTCCGTCCGGGCGGCGTCTATCGCGACCTGCCGGATGCGATGCCGCAGTACAAGGTCAGCAAGATCAAGAACGCGAAGGCCATCGAGAAGCTCAACGAGAACCGCCAGGGCTCGCTGCTCGACTTCGTGGACGACTTCTGCAAGCGCTTCCCGAAGATGGTCGACGAGTACGAGACGCTGCTCACCGACAACCGCATCTGGAAGCAGCGCACCGTGGGCATCGGCGTCGTCACGCCGGAGCGCGCGCTGAACCTGGGCTTCACCGGCCCCATGCTGCGCGGCTCGGGCATCGAGTGGGACCTGCGCAAGAAGCAGCCCTACGACGTCTACGACCGCATGCAGTTCGATGTGCCCGTCGGCAAGACCGGCGACTGCTACGACCGCTACCTGGTTCGCGTGGAAGAAATGCGCCAGGCCAACCGGATCATCCAGCAGTGCTCGGCCTGGCTTCGCGCCAACCCCGGTCCTGTCATCACCGACAACCACAAGGTCGCCGCGCCCGCGCGCGAATCGATGAAGGCGAACATGGAGGAGCTGATCCACCATTTCAAGCTCTTCACCGAAGGCTTCCACGTGCCCGAAGGCGAGGCGTATGCCGCCGTCGAGCACCCGAAGGGCGAGTTCGGCATCTATCTCGTGAGCGACGGCGCCAACAAGCCGTACCGCCTGAAGATCCGCGCCCCTGGTTTCCCGCACCTCGCCGCCCTCGACGAAATGTCGCGCGGTCACATGATCGCCGACGCTGTCGCGGTGATCGGCACGATGGACATCGTGTTCGGCGAGATCGACAGGTGA
- the nuoL gene encoding NADH-quinone oxidoreductase subunit L — protein MSATLSASTLLAVPLAPLVGAAIAGLFGTKFGGNHIGRKVTHSLTILGVLVAFIISAMTLKSVIVDGARFNATLYEWMVVGGLKMEVGFMVDGLTAMMMCVVTFVSLMVHIYTIGYMEEDDGYNRFFAYISLFTFSMLMLVMSNNMLQLFFGWEAVGLVSYLLIGFWFNKPTAIFANMKAFLVNRVGDFGFILGIGLIAAYAGTLNYTEAFAKAGTLAGITFPGTEWMLITVICICLFIGAMGKSAQFPLHVWLPDSMEGPTPISALIHAATMVTAGIFMVARMSPLFELSDTALSFILVIGAITALFMGFLGIIQNDIKRVVAYSTLSQLGYMTVALGASAYSVAVFHLMTHAFFKALLFLGAGSVIIGMHHNQDIRWMGGVRKYMPITWITSLLGSLALIGTPFFAGFYSKDSIIEAVHESHLWGANFAYYAVLAGVFITAFYSFRMYFLVFHGKERYDQNPDAHHDDHAHDDHGHGHHDHKPHESPWVVWLPLVLLAIPSVVIGFMTIEPMLFGEFFKNAIFVDGAKHHAMKELEEGFHGPVAMAIHGLTTAPFWLALAGVVLSWYMYMINPALPAAIKRAFGPIYRLLENKYYMDWFNENVIARATRALGTGLWKGGDQALIDGAVVNGSWKVIGRISGVVRWMQSGYIYHYAFAMLLGIFVLMTYFVWFKR, from the coding sequence ATGAGCGCAACCCTTTCCGCATCCACCTTGCTGGCCGTGCCCCTGGCACCCCTGGTCGGCGCAGCCATCGCCGGCCTGTTCGGCACCAAGTTCGGCGGCAATCACATCGGCCGCAAGGTCACGCACTCGCTCACCATCCTGGGCGTGCTGGTCGCCTTCATCATCTCGGCCATGACGCTCAAGAGCGTGATCGTCGACGGTGCCCGCTTCAACGCCACCCTCTACGAGTGGATGGTCGTGGGCGGCCTGAAGATGGAAGTCGGCTTCATGGTCGACGGCCTCACCGCCATGATGATGTGCGTCGTGACCTTCGTGTCGCTGATGGTCCACATCTACACCATCGGCTACATGGAAGAAGACGACGGCTACAACCGCTTCTTCGCGTACATCTCGCTGTTCACCTTCTCGATGCTGATGCTCGTCATGAGCAACAACATGCTGCAGCTGTTCTTCGGCTGGGAGGCAGTGGGCCTGGTGTCGTACCTGCTGATCGGTTTCTGGTTCAACAAGCCGACCGCGATCTTCGCGAACATGAAGGCCTTCCTGGTCAACCGCGTGGGCGACTTCGGCTTCATCCTGGGCATCGGCCTGATCGCCGCCTACGCCGGCACGCTGAACTACACCGAAGCCTTCGCCAAGGCAGGCACGCTGGCCGGCATCACGTTCCCGGGCACCGAGTGGATGCTCATCACCGTGATCTGCATCTGCCTGTTCATCGGCGCGATGGGCAAGAGCGCGCAGTTCCCGCTGCACGTGTGGCTGCCCGACTCGATGGAAGGCCCGACGCCCATCTCGGCGCTGATCCACGCGGCAACCATGGTGACCGCCGGCATCTTCATGGTGGCGCGCATGTCGCCGCTGTTCGAGCTGAGCGACACGGCACTGAGCTTCATCCTCGTGATCGGCGCCATCACCGCGCTGTTCATGGGCTTCCTGGGCATCATCCAGAACGACATCAAGCGCGTGGTCGCGTACTCGACGCTGTCGCAGCTCGGCTACATGACGGTGGCGCTGGGTGCCTCGGCCTATTCGGTCGCGGTGTTCCACCTGATGACGCACGCGTTCTTCAAGGCGCTGCTGTTCCTGGGTGCCGGCTCGGTGATCATCGGCATGCACCACAACCAGGACATCCGCTGGATGGGCGGCGTGCGCAAGTACATGCCCATCACCTGGATCACCTCGCTGCTGGGTTCGCTCGCGCTGATCGGCACGCCGTTCTTCGCCGGCTTCTACTCCAAGGACAGCATCATCGAAGCGGTGCACGAAAGCCACCTGTGGGGCGCGAACTTCGCGTACTACGCGGTGCTGGCCGGCGTGTTCATCACGGCGTTCTATTCGTTCCGCATGTACTTCCTAGTCTTCCATGGCAAGGAACGCTACGACCAGAACCCCGACGCGCACCATGACGACCACGCGCACGACGACCACGGCCATGGCCACCACGACCACAAGCCGCACGAGTCGCCCTGGGTCGTCTGGCTGCCGCTGGTGCTGCTGGCCATCCCGTCGGTGGTGATCGGCTTCATGACGATCGAGCCGATGCTGTTCGGCGAGTTCTTCAAGAACGCGATCTTCGTGGACGGTGCCAAGCACCATGCCATGAAGGAGCTGGAAGAAGGCTTCCACGGCCCGGTGGCCATGGCCATCCACGGCCTGACGACGGCGCCGTTCTGGCTGGCGCTGGCCGGCGTGGTCCTGTCCTGGTACATGTACATGATCAACCCGGCGCTGCCGGCCGCCATCAAGCGTGCCTTCGGCCCGATCTACCGCCTGCTCGAGAACAAGTACTACATGGACTGGTTCAACGAGAACGTCATCGCCCGCGCCACCCGTGCCCTCGGCACCGGCCTGTGGAAGGGCGGCGACCAGGCGCTGATCGACGGCGCGGTCGTGAACGGCTCGTGGAAAGTGATCGGCCGGATTTCGGGTGTGGTGCGCTGGATGCAGTCGGGCTACATCTATCACTACGCCTTCGCGATGCTGCTCGGCATCTTCGTCCTGATGACGTACTTCGTCTGGTTCAAACGCTGA
- the nuoK gene encoding NADH-quinone oxidoreductase subunit NuoK, with amino-acid sequence MTLTLGHFLSLGAMLFALSVIGIFLNRKNLIVLLMAIELMLLAVNMNFVAFSHFLGDMHGQIFVFFILTVAAAESAIGLALLVLLFRNKSNINVDELNSLKG; translated from the coding sequence ATGACGCTCACGCTCGGACACTTTCTTTCGCTCGGCGCGATGCTCTTCGCGCTCTCCGTGATCGGCATCTTCCTGAACCGCAAGAACCTGATCGTTCTGCTGATGGCCATCGAGCTGATGCTGCTGGCGGTCAACATGAACTTCGTGGCGTTCTCCCACTTCCTGGGCGACATGCACGGACAGATCTTCGTGTTCTTCATCCTGACGGTGGCCGCGGCCGAGTCGGCCATCGGGCTGGCGCTGCTGGTTCTGCTGTTCCGCAACAAGTCGAACATCAACGTGGACGAACTCAACTCGCTCAAGGGTTGA
- the nuoI gene encoding NADH-quinone oxidoreductase subunit NuoI, which produces MSAAHTATPSAPFSLKDFLGSFMLFELFKGLAITGKYAFARKITVQFPEEKTPLSPRFRGLHALRRYENGEERCIACKLCEAVCPALAITIESDVRDDGSRRTTRYDIDLTKCIFCGFCEESCPVDSIVETHIFEYHGEKRGDLYFTKDMLLAVGDRYEKEIAANKAADAKYR; this is translated from the coding sequence ATGTCTGCTGCGCACACCGCAACACCGTCCGCGCCGTTCTCGCTCAAGGACTTCCTGGGCAGCTTCATGCTGTTCGAGCTGTTCAAGGGCCTGGCCATCACCGGCAAGTACGCCTTCGCCCGCAAGATCACCGTGCAGTTCCCCGAAGAGAAGACGCCGCTGTCGCCGCGCTTCCGTGGCCTGCACGCACTGCGCCGCTACGAAAACGGCGAAGAGCGCTGCATTGCCTGCAAGCTCTGCGAAGCCGTCTGCCCGGCGCTGGCCATCACCATCGAATCCGATGTGCGCGACGACGGCTCGCGCCGCACCACGCGCTACGACATCGACCTGACCAAGTGCATCTTCTGCGGCTTCTGCGAAGAAAGCTGCCCGGTCGACTCGATCGTCGAGACGCACATCTTCGAATACCACGGCGAGAAGCGCGGCGACCTGTACTTCACCAAGGACATGCTGCTGGCCGTTGGCGATCGCTACGAAAAAGAAATTGCAGCGAACAAGGCGGCCGACGCCAAGTACCGCTGA
- a CDS encoding NADH-quinone oxidoreductase subunit J, with translation MDVKTGLFYLFAAVLLFAAFRVITSRNPVYAALYLVLAFFQASAIWLLLRAEFLAISLVLVYVGAVMVLFLFVVMMLDINVDSLREGFWKHFPLAAGVGALIALEMAAVLMGGFRLGEARVTSGAMAPDSSNTLELGKLLYSQYLYPLEIAAVILLVAIVAAIALTLRTRKDSKYTNPADQVRVKARDRVRIVQMPATRAAEPVAEAATADAAKENKA, from the coding sequence ATGGACGTCAAGACCGGTCTGTTCTATCTGTTTGCCGCGGTGCTGCTGTTCGCAGCGTTCCGCGTCATCACTTCCCGCAACCCCGTGTACGCCGCGTTGTACCTGGTGCTGGCTTTCTTCCAGGCATCGGCCATCTGGCTGCTGCTGCGCGCCGAGTTCCTCGCGATCTCGCTGGTGCTGGTGTATGTCGGCGCCGTGATGGTGCTGTTCCTGTTCGTCGTGATGATGCTGGACATCAACGTCGACAGCCTGCGAGAGGGCTTCTGGAAGCACTTTCCGCTGGCGGCGGGCGTAGGCGCGCTCATCGCGCTCGAAATGGCCGCCGTGCTGATGGGCGGCTTCCGCCTCGGCGAGGCGCGCGTCACCAGCGGTGCCATGGCCCCCGACAGTTCGAACACGCTCGAACTCGGCAAGCTGCTGTATTCGCAATACCTGTATCCGCTCGAAATTGCCGCTGTCATCCTGCTCGTGGCCATCGTGGCCGCCATTGCCCTGACGTTGCGCACTCGCAAGGACAGCAAGTACACCAACCCGGCCGACCAGGTTCGCGTGAAGGCGCGTGACCGCGTGCGCATCGTGCAGATGCCCGCGACGCGCGCCGCCGAACCGGTGGCTGAAGCAGCAACTGCGGACGCGGCAAAGGAAAACAAGGCATGA
- the nuoG gene encoding NADH-quinone oxidoreductase subunit NuoG → MIEIELDGKKVEVTEGSMVMHAADKAGTYIPHFCYHKKLSIAANCRMCLVDVEKAPKPMPACATPVTQGMIVRTKSEKAIKAQQSVMEFLLINHPLDCPICDQGGECQLQDLAVGYGGSSSRYEEEKRVVFHKDVGPLISMEEMSRCIHCTRCVRFGQEVAGVMELGMSHRGEHSEIETFVGDSVDSELSGNMIDICPVGALTSKPFRYSARTWELSRRKSVSPHDSTGANLIVQVKNNRVMRVVPLENEDVNECWIADRDRFSYEALNGTERLTQPMLKQGGQWQQVDWQTALEYVANGLKQIKADHGAQSIGTLVSPHSTLEELQLATMLTRELGSDNIDYRLRNAEFTAFEGVRWLGTSIASLTQVQRALVVGSNLRKEHPLFAQRIRQAVRKGAALSVITSASLMADRNAWAIDVAQSSIVEADQWVEALAAVAAAIGETNGAAAPLAPKNAPDDAAKAIAASLLSGERKAVLLGNAAAHHAQASSLLALANWIGAQTGATVGYLTEAANTVGAQLVGAFPKNGGLDAGRMLAAGSGLKAVLLLNTEPVFDSAAGKAAADVIGNAQMVVTLSPFKANLEFSDVLLPIAPFTETPGTFVNAEGRMQGFHAVVKPQGETRPAWKVLRVLANLLGLQGFAFESTAEVLATVGDKGAVPANALSNATSANAVASSGVVAAPVVASIYQLDSIVRRAPSLQLTADARNASAGSNVAARAEEALA, encoded by the coding sequence ATGATCGAAATCGAACTCGACGGCAAGAAGGTCGAAGTGACCGAAGGCAGCATGGTGATGCATGCGGCCGACAAGGCGGGCACGTACATCCCGCACTTCTGCTATCACAAGAAACTCAGCATCGCGGCCAACTGCCGCATGTGCCTCGTCGACGTGGAAAAAGCGCCCAAGCCGATGCCGGCCTGTGCCACGCCCGTCACGCAAGGCATGATCGTTCGCACCAAGAGCGAGAAGGCCATCAAGGCGCAGCAGTCGGTCATGGAGTTCCTCCTGATCAACCATCCGCTGGATTGCCCCATCTGCGACCAGGGCGGCGAATGCCAGCTGCAGGACCTGGCCGTGGGCTACGGCGGTTCTTCCTCGCGCTACGAGGAAGAAAAGCGCGTCGTGTTCCACAAGGACGTCGGCCCGCTGATCAGCATGGAAGAAATGAGCCGCTGCATCCATTGCACGCGCTGCGTCCGCTTCGGCCAGGAAGTGGCCGGCGTGATGGAGCTCGGCATGTCGCACCGCGGCGAGCACTCCGAAATCGAGACCTTCGTCGGCGACTCGGTCGACTCCGAGCTGTCGGGCAACATGATCGACATCTGCCCGGTCGGCGCGCTCACGAGCAAGCCGTTCCGCTACAGCGCCCGCACCTGGGAACTGTCGCGCCGCAAGTCGGTGAGCCCGCACGATTCCACCGGCGCCAACCTGATCGTCCAGGTCAAGAACAACCGCGTGATGCGCGTGGTGCCGCTCGAGAACGAAGACGTCAACGAATGCTGGATCGCCGACCGCGACCGTTTCTCGTACGAAGCGCTCAACGGCACCGAGCGCCTGACGCAGCCCATGCTGAAGCAGGGCGGCCAATGGCAGCAGGTCGACTGGCAGACGGCGCTCGAGTACGTCGCCAACGGCCTCAAGCAGATCAAGGCCGACCACGGTGCGCAGAGCATCGGCACGCTGGTCAGCCCGCACAGCACGCTCGAGGAGCTGCAGCTCGCCACCATGCTCACGCGTGAGCTCGGCAGCGACAACATCGACTACCGCCTGCGCAACGCCGAATTCACGGCGTTCGAAGGCGTGCGCTGGCTCGGCACTTCGATCGCCTCGCTCACGCAGGTGCAGCGCGCGCTGGTCGTCGGCTCGAACCTGCGCAAGGAACATCCGCTGTTCGCGCAGCGCATCCGCCAGGCCGTGCGCAAGGGCGCCGCGCTGTCGGTGATCACCTCGGCCAGCCTCATGGCCGACCGCAACGCCTGGGCCATTGACGTGGCGCAGTCGAGCATCGTCGAAGCCGACCAGTGGGTCGAGGCGCTGGCCGCAGTGGCCGCCGCCATCGGCGAGACCAATGGCGCAGCCGCGCCGCTGGCCCCGAAGAACGCACCGGACGACGCCGCCAAGGCCATCGCGGCCTCGCTGCTCAGCGGTGAACGCAAGGCCGTGCTTCTCGGCAACGCCGCCGCCCACCACGCCCAGGCCAGCAGCCTGCTGGCGCTGGCGAACTGGATCGGCGCGCAAACCGGCGCCACCGTCGGCTACCTGACCGAAGCCGCCAACACCGTGGGCGCGCAGCTCGTCGGCGCGTTCCCGAAGAACGGCGGCCTCGATGCCGGCCGCATGCTCGCCGCCGGCTCCGGCCTGAAGGCCGTGCTGCTGCTGAACACCGAGCCGGTGTTCGACTCGGCTGCAGGCAAGGCCGCGGCCGATGTCATCGGCAATGCGCAGATGGTCGTCACGCTGAGCCCCTTCAAGGCCAACCTCGAGTTCAGCGACGTGCTGCTCCCGATCGCTCCGTTCACCGAAACCCCTGGCACCTTCGTCAATGCCGAAGGCCGCATGCAAGGTTTCCATGCCGTCGTGAAGCCGCAAGGCGAAACGCGCCCGGCGTGGAAGGTGCTGCGCGTGCTGGCCAACCTGCTGGGCCTGCAGGGCTTCGCGTTCGAATCGACCGCCGAAGTGCTGGCCACGGTGGGTGACAAGGGCGCCGTTCCCGCGAACGCACTGAGCAACGCGACCTCCGCCAATGCAGTCGCTTCCAGCGGCGTGGTTGCCGCGCCCGTGGTGGCGAGCATCTACCAGCTCGACTCGATCGTGCGCCGCGCACCGTCGCTGCAACTGACCGCCGACGCACGCAACGCATCGGCTGGTTCGAACGTGGCCGCTCGTGCCGAGGAGGCACTGGCATGA
- a CDS encoding NADH-quinone oxidoreductase subunit C has translation MTDFAISPEVLRATIAETLGDKAKAVTIALGEVTVVVDSTDYIDAALLLRDAPGCRFEQLIDLCGVDYSDYREGEWQGERYGVVTHLLSVSLNQRVRLKVFAPNEDLPVVDSLQPVWNAATWFEREAFDLYGIVFEGHDDLRRILTDYGFIGHPFRKDFPVSGHVEMRYDEEQKRVVYQPVSIEPREITPRVIREDNYGGGLH, from the coding sequence ATGACTGACTTTGCAATTTCGCCGGAGGTGCTGCGCGCCACCATCGCCGAGACGCTCGGCGACAAGGCCAAGGCCGTGACGATCGCACTCGGCGAAGTGACCGTCGTGGTCGACTCCACCGACTACATCGATGCCGCGCTGCTGCTGCGCGACGCGCCCGGCTGCCGGTTCGAGCAACTGATCGACCTTTGCGGCGTGGACTACTCCGACTACCGCGAAGGTGAGTGGCAGGGCGAACGCTATGGCGTCGTCACGCACCTGCTTTCCGTGAGCCTCAACCAGCGCGTGCGCCTCAAGGTGTTCGCGCCTAACGAAGACCTGCCCGTGGTCGATTCGCTGCAGCCCGTCTGGAATGCCGCGACCTGGTTCGAGCGCGAGGCGTTCGACCTCTACGGCATCGTGTTCGAAGGGCACGACGACCTGCGCCGCATCCTGACCGACTACGGCTTCATCGGCCACCCGTTCCGCAAGGACTTCCCGGTGTCGGGTCACGTCGAAATGCGTTACGACGAGGAACAGAAGCGCGTCGTCTACCAGCCGGTATCGATCGAGCCGCGAGAAATCACCCCGCGCGTGATCCGCGAAGACAACTACGGCGGCGGTTTGCACTGA